One window from the genome of Bacillus mesophilus encodes:
- a CDS encoding DegT/DnrJ/EryC1/StrS family aminotransferase, with protein MRVPMLDLTEQYQTLRSEILQSMEEVMSSAHFILGSNVKKLEADIATYSNVSHGIGVANGSDAIHISLLGCGIQPGDEVIVPSFTFFATAGAVARANAVPVFVDIDPKTFNIDPLKLEAAITEKTKAIIPVHLYGQMADMDKIVEIAKKHNLAVIEDAAQAIGAEYKGKKVGELGTTATYSFFPTKNLGAYGDGGMIVTNDNEIAENMRVIRVHGSKPKYYHHVLGYNSRLDELQAAILNVKFPHLDQWSENRRQNAENYTKLLNEALGDQVVTPFVEEHNRHIFHQYTIRVDRRDELQAFLKENGVETMVYYPKPLHLQPVFAELGYKEGDLPETEKASLEAISLPMFPELKMEQQVYVVEKITEFYKG; from the coding sequence ATGAGAGTACCTATGCTTGATTTAACAGAGCAATATCAAACACTTAGAAGTGAAATTTTACAGTCAATGGAAGAAGTAATGTCAAGTGCTCATTTCATTCTAGGATCAAATGTAAAAAAACTTGAAGCAGATATTGCTACATACAGTAATGTAAGTCATGGAATTGGAGTAGCCAATGGAAGTGATGCTATACATATTTCTTTATTAGGTTGTGGAATTCAGCCTGGGGATGAAGTGATCGTACCATCGTTCACATTCTTTGCTACAGCTGGAGCAGTAGCAAGAGCAAATGCAGTACCTGTGTTTGTTGATATCGATCCAAAAACCTTTAATATTGACCCTCTGAAACTTGAAGCTGCAATTACAGAGAAAACAAAAGCAATTATCCCAGTTCACCTATATGGGCAAATGGCTGATATGGATAAAATCGTAGAAATAGCAAAGAAACATAACTTAGCAGTAATTGAAGATGCTGCCCAAGCAATTGGAGCAGAATATAAAGGGAAAAAAGTAGGAGAGCTTGGAACAACTGCTACATATAGCTTTTTTCCAACTAAGAATTTGGGAGCATATGGTGACGGTGGAATGATTGTCACAAATGATAACGAAATAGCTGAAAATATGCGTGTCATTCGTGTTCACGGTAGCAAACCTAAATATTATCACCATGTATTAGGTTATAACAGCCGTCTTGATGAACTACAAGCAGCTATTCTAAATGTTAAGTTCCCTCATCTGGATCAATGGAGTGAAAATAGAAGACAAAACGCTGAAAACTATACTAAGCTTTTAAATGAAGCATTAGGGGATCAAGTAGTTACACCATTTGTTGAAGAGCACAACCGTCACATCTTCCATCAATATACAATTCGTGTTGACAGAAGAGATGAGCTTCAAGCCTTTTTAAAGGAAAACGGTGTTGAAACAATGGTTTATTATCCGAAGCCTTTACACTTACAACCAGTATTTGCAGAACTTGGTTATAAAGAAGGAGATCTTCCTGAGACAGAAAAGGCTAGCCTTGAAGCTATTTCTTTACCGATGTTTCCAGAATTAAAAATGGAACAACAAGTTTATGTGGTTGAAAAAATTACAGAATTCTACAAGGGGTAA